In Peromyscus eremicus chromosome 15, PerEre_H2_v1, whole genome shotgun sequence, a genomic segment contains:
- the Nuf2 gene encoding kinetochore protein Nuf2, whose amino-acid sequence METLSFPRYNVTEIVVHIRNKILTGADGKNLSKNDLYPNPKPEVLHTIYMRALQIVYGIRPEHFYMMPVNVEVMYPQLMEGFLPITNLYSHLASFMPICRVNDFEFSDLLYPKGKRTMRFLSAIINFIHFREACQETYAEFLLENKSSADKMQQLRSVHQEASMKLEKLESVPVEEQEEFRQLMDDIQELQHLLNHEFRQKTAVLQEGIAQKKSAISEKTKRLNELKLSLASLKEVQDSLKSKVVDSPEKVKNLKEKMKDTVQKLQSSRQEVMEKYELYRDSVDCLPSCQLEVQLYQKKIQDLADNREKLSSILKECLNLEDQIESDSSELKKLKTEENSLKRLVTVKKEKLATTRFKINKKQEDVKQYKRTVIEDCNKVQEKRDAVCEQVTTINQEIQKIKSGIQQLKDAEKREKLKSQEIFVNLKSALEKYHESIEKTTEECCTRTEEKTAELKKRMFRVRP is encoded by the exons ATGGAGACTCTGTCGTTCCCCAGATACAATGTAACTGAGATTGTGGTTCATATTCGAAATAAAATACTAACGGGAGCTGATGGCAAAAACCTCTCTAAGAATGATCTCTATCCAAACCCAAAG CCTGAGGTCTTGCACACTATCTACATGAGAGCCTTACAGATAGTGTATGGGATCCGGCCGGAGCACTTCTACATG ATGCCGGTGAACGTAGAAGTCATGTATCCACAACTAATGGAGGGCTTTTTACCAATCACCAATTTATACTCTCATCT GGCCTCCTTTATGCCCATCTGCCGAGTGAATGACTTTGAGTTCTCTGATCTTCTGTATCCAA aAGGCAAACGGACAATGCGGTTTTTGAGTGCCATTATCAACTTTATTCACTTCAGGGAAGCATGCCAGGAGACGTATGCAGAATTTCTTTTGGAAAAT AAATCCTCTGCAGACAAAATGCAGCAGTTAAGGAGTGTGCACCAGGAAGCATCGATGAAACTGGAGAAACTCGA GTCAGTTCCAGTTGAAGAGCAGGAAGAGTTCAGGCAGCTTATGGATGACATTCAAGAGCTGCAGCACTTGCTGAACCACGAGTTTAGGCAGAAAACG GCAGTGCTGCAAGAGGGAATTGCCCAAAAGAAATCAGCTATTTCAGAAAAAACGAAGCGTTTG AATGAACTAAAGCTGTCATTGGCTTCTTTGAAAGAAGTTCAAGACAGCTTGAAAAGCAAAGTTGTGGACTCTCCCGAGAAGGTGAAGAACTTGAAAGAGAAGATGAAAGACACCGTCCAGAAGCTCCAGAGTTCCCGG CAAGAAGTGATGGAGAAGTATGAACTCTATAGAGACTCTGTGGATTGCCTGCCTTCCTGTCAGCTGGAGGTGCAGTTATATCAAAAGAAAATCCAGGACCTTGCAGATAACAGGGAGAAACTGAGCAGTATCTTGAAGGAG TGCCTGAACTTGGAGGACCAGATTGAAAGTGATTCATCAGAACTAAAGAAACTGAAGACTGAAGAAAACTCACTCAAAAGACTGGTGACTGTCAAGAAGGAGAAGCTTGCCACCACACGCTTCAAGATAAACAAGAAGCAGGAAGACGTGAAGCAGTACAAGCGGACAGTGATCGA AGATTGCAATAAAGTTCAAGAAAAAAGAGATGCTGTCTGTGAGCAGGTAACCACCATTAATCAAGAGATCCAGAAGATTAAATCTGGGATTCAGCAACTAAAAGATGCCGAGAAAAGGGAGAAACTGAAGTCTCAG GAAATCTTTGTCAACTTGAAAAGCGCTCTGGAGAAGTACCATGAGAGCATTGAGAagaccacggaggagtgctgcacTAGAACAGAAGAGAAGACTGCCGAGCTGAAGAAGAGGATGTTCCGAGTGCGGCCTTGA